The bacterium genomic sequence CATCGCGCTAGTGCCTATTTCAGTTTAGGAGAATTCGATCAAGCGCTGCGAGACCTAAACCGCACAATCGTCATTGACCCGCAATATGCTGATGCGTATACCTTGCGCGGATTTACCTACGATAAACTCGGCGCCTTTGATTCGGCAATCGCAGATTATACGAAAGCTATTGAACTAAATCCGGATAATGCAGATGCCTATTCCGGTCGCGGAATTAACCACGATGCGCTAGGCGAATATGCACTGGCAATTGCTGATTTTACTCAAGCGATTGAAAAAAACCCGAATAATGCACACAATTATTTCAATCGCGGACGAACGTATATTATGCTCGGTGAATATGACCTGGCGATACTCGATTTCTTAAAAGCACTTGAATTACATCCCCAGTATCCGTATGCCTATTATTATCGCGGAAACGCCTATCGGTTAAAAGGTGCATATTATAAAGCACTAGAAGATTATAATCGAGCGTTGGAATTAATGCCATATCATGCGCTAACGTATTGTAATCGAGGACATGCACATACTGCCATCGGCGAGTTTGACCAGGCAATAGCTGATTTCACTAAAGCTATCGA encodes the following:
- a CDS encoding tetratricopeptide repeat protein, which codes for MAIFKRKFMEINDPWVYINQGIAKLKQGEFGSAIELFSKAINLNPRLASGYKNRGITYAKVKDYKSAITDFSKVIELNPSDATAYFHRASAYFSLGEFDQALRDLNRTIVIDPQYADAYTLRGFTYDKLGAFDSAIADYTKAIELNPDNADAYSGRGINHDALGEYALAIADFTQAIEKNPNNAHNYFNRGRTYIMLGEYDLAILDFLKALELHPQYPYAYYYRGNAYRLKGAYYKALEDYNRALELMPYHALTYCNRGHAHTAIGEFDQAIADFTKAIELNAQLADAYDGRGTAYRHKGLYVLAIADHNRALEINSHCVTAYYHKALSCEKMGQRIEALFAYQAFIQFAPEYLIDQINYAKQRITELQQAETL